A genomic window from Fusarium oxysporum Fo47 chromosome X, complete sequence includes:
- a CDS encoding acyl-CoA N-acyltransferase, with the protein MTIPETNVTIEPGYRPGLLARCLEMHIAYYHPYNSWGLAFETSLAKSWADLIQRLTNPRNQIFAAVQSTPSDNSADFTQKIVGTILIDAEHLQQPNTAQIRGFIVDERARGLGVGKRLMATAMDFIEQQKFDKVTLFTSNTQEASLYLYKKAGFVVVKDEQKILWDVPMNELQLDWTRPSVATQGFDEQDANGLKKSDL; encoded by the coding sequence ATGACAATCCCCGAGACAAACGTCACCATTGAGCCAGGATATCGTCCTGGCTTGCTAGCCAGATGTCTTGAGATGCACATAGCCTACTACCATCCATATAACTCCTGGGGTCTTGCGTTCGAAACCTCCCTCGCCAAAAGCTGGGCCGACCTCATCCAAAGACTCACCAACCCTCGCAACCAAATCTTCGCAGCAGTTCAGTCAACACCCTCTGACAATTCCGCTGACTTCACTCAAAAGATTGTGGGGACTATCTTGATCGACGCAGAGCACCTTCAACAGCCCAACACGGCTCAAATACGTGGCTTCATCGTTGACGAGCGAGCTCGTGGGCTTGGAGTAGGGAAGCGCTTGATGGCGACAGCGATGGATTTTATCGAGCAGCAGAAGTTCGACAAAGTTACGCTTTTTACATCGAATACCCAGGAAGCTTCCTTGTATCTTTATAAGAAGGCGGGCTTTGTCGTGGTGAAGGACGAGCAAAAGATTCTGTGGGATGTGCCGATGAATGAGTTGCAGCTTGATTGGACACGACCATCTGTCGCAACGCAAGGATTCGATGAGCAAGATGCAAATGGACTTAAGAAAAGTGATCTATAG